CCAGTAAACAGCATATCTTTGCGAATCCTGTAATTTGTGACTTATGAATTCCATATGCAACTTTCATTAAAGCCATCAAATGTTTAGCTTACATTAATTGCCGTCATGACTTCCATCTTTTATAAGCAAAAGATAGTGTTTTTCATTAGAAATGCATAGTAAAATTGAGAATGTGTAGCAGAGAGCAAAACTTATAGcaattgttttttcttctttatatcTGGATTAGTTGCAGGTATTTAACAAAATTGTGGCCTATATTCATGTGAATTAAGACTCAATATTATTTTGCTCCATCATCTTAGCTTCTAGGTTCAtgtatgtgtatatatatattgacTGCTTCTTTTCTTTTAACCTCTTAAAATTTTTGGCGCACTAATGCAGCATGGACGCCATCCTTGAACGATATGAAAGACAATGTTGTGTTGAGGAAGAGCTTGTTGGAACTGATCAAGAATCACGGGTACGTCAGTAGTGTATATATACATTGATAACCTCTAGTTTGAAGCTCATGACTGGATATGTCCACGTACACATTGTTATAGTTGAATCTCAGTTTAAGATGACCAATAAGCCAAAGAAAAAGATCTAATCAATATGCCATTTTAATAGTTCAGATTAGTTAAACATCTTTGAATGCTTGCATATAGACTCGGCTTCATATATAATTTTCTCTGTCATGAATATGGTTTAGTGAAGCAGTTAGTTAAAGAGAACTAAAAGATTAGAGGCATGGACGAAACTAAGGGTGGGCTAGCTATGGTGCTAGCCGGTAGAAATTCTTACAAATCCTGTATATTGGCTACCCAAGtccacccaatatttagatttAACCCACTCAATGTTTAGATTTAGCCTATATTAATTCATATCTTGAGATGTGACTACCCAATGTTTATCGTTGATCTTTTCCATGAGTGTAATATAACAAAAATCTACCTAAAATGCAAAAATCTAATTGCCGAAGTTAAAAAATTGTCAAATTTCCAGTTTTATAAGATTTTATATTTTTCAGACGTTTATATAAATCCTTTAGTCCCACCCAAAATTTAATCCTAGTTCCACCACTTCTTAGAGGGTTGTATCTGTGATAGCATTATTGGTGGACTAATATGGAATTATCCTACTGGATGCATGTTTAAATGTAAGCctgtcctccatgcatcatcttTTTTGCTCCTTTTTAATCAATATTCTTTTAGCCGTGGTCCATCAATGCGACTCCatatttagggtttttcatctaTGTTAACTGTTAAGGTCTTACATGCATGGTGATGTTTGTTTATTCAATGAGAAAACTTTTCAGAGTATGAGATATAGCCTGTACCTTGATCAACTTAGATCATACTAACTGCTGATACTTATTATAGGGAAACTGGTCCTTGGAACATGCCAAGCTTAAGGCCAAAGTTGAGGTTCTGCAAAGAAACCAAAGGTACGTAttggttaaaattatttattaggtCTGTATTTAAGATGTACACAGCAATTTATACAACATACTAGCATGTGACAGCTAAATCATCTGCATATCATCTAAAATGACCATGATCAGTAGAGGCGCATGTATCTTTCTGGATACAtatctcaaaatctcaaatgtagTGCCTTTGAAGGGAATAAACACAGGCATCCTATAATTATCATTACAATATAAGTTTGAAACTCATCAAAGAAAAATGACAACAGAATATTCAAAAACATTCAAATTACAAAGGATTTTCCTTTTTGCGGGGCCAAACAGATATACAAACTTGTATGGGTACTGTATAAGTGAAGGGGTCATTTATATTAACGTGAGGATTCGTAATTTTACAGGCATATGATGGGAGAAGATTTGGAATCCTTCAATGTGAAAGAGCTACAAAATTTGGAGCACCAACTTGATACTTCCTTGAAGCATATTAGATTAAAAAAGGTATTTACAACTAAACGCTACTTAGTAACTTAATTTTATCTTTGTGTTGAGTTACCTAGAATCTAGATACATTAAGTAGACTaattctttttcatatttatttgTACAGAACCAACTCTTGTATGCATCCATTTCTGAGCTTCAGAGAAAGGTTTTATTCTCTCTATGTCTCTCACATTCAGAATAACATGATTCCTGTATGTTTGACTAATCAAAAGTAACAAATTTCTCATGCATATACATTGTTATTAATATGTGACAGGAAAAAGCTTTACAAGAGCAGAATACTATTCTAGGGAAGAAGGTAATTTACTTTCTTCAATTGAAAAAACTGGTAGCATTAGTTGGATACCGACATATGTCCACTAAGAGTAAGAGGGTGACTACTATTATAAGTTAGGGTGTGGGCATGTACTGGATGCAGTCTAGGATGTTCACATCCTGCTTTCATGTAAATGTATATCAACTTTATTATGTTTCATTTTCTCGCTAGGAACTTTCTTCATCATGAAGTTATCATTGTTGTATATAGATCAAGGAGAAAGAACAAGAAATGGGGCGTTTGGATCAGCAGCAGCAGTCAAACCAGGCTCAAAATTCGTGTAGCCAAGCTCAAAACTCAGCTCAGAACTCACCAACCTTCCTTCTGTCGCAGGAACTTCCTTCCCTAACCATTTGGTAACACAcatgctctctctctctctctatctctctctctatctctatctctatctatatatatatatcaagttGAGTTTAAATGTTTTGCAACTCTATGGATTCGTATTACAACAGCACCGGTGCTTACGAGCCTGATGCAAGACCCATAGCAATTCAAACAGTTATTCCACGGTGGATGCTTGGTCTCAAACAATAGAACGATACTTACTTCCATGGTGGATGCTTGGTCTAGAATCAATAGAAAGATATTCACTTCAAGAAGGAGAGCGTGTGTACTGAACACTGGCAACAGTAATATTGATGGATGTTTCATATAGATTTGTACCTGCACCTGTACCTACCAAGGTAAGATCATATACATATGAAGGTATATGTAATGACGAAGAAAGAAATCAGGGATCAATgctctatttatttttttgtatgtaAAGTTTCCTTTGTTTTGGGGTTAACGAACACGGTCAGTTTTATAAGTGCTTACTGCGAAAGTCCTACCACCTCTGTATGACTTTATAAGAATGCTTATAAATATTTCATGTATACATACAACTCTTATATGTTGGAAGacaagaaatgcaatttttttaatAACTTAAAACCCTAAATATTAAGGGTAACAGATGATGTACTGTATTCAATTGTGACCGAGTTTCAGCAAAAAGACAGTTTCTTGGTTGAAGTTCTATTACTATTTGTACCTCCATAGTCAGGTCGGGGGGTTTTAGTTTGCCTTTTGCATTTCTGTAGTGTGTCCAGCTTGGGTTTCTTGTTTCTCAGTTCTTATGGCTGTATTGCTTTTACACAGCTTGCCTCCTTTTTAATCCGTCTTTCTTTTCTGTCCTGAAGAAATAATGTTTACATCTCTTTACGTCAAGATAAACAGCTCCTTACTGCACCAGTATTAATGGTTAAAATGCTCGTACCTAAAGACAGTCACCACTTCTGGGGTGTAGGATAAGAGCATC
This genomic stretch from Papaver somniferum cultivar HN1 chromosome 5, ASM357369v1, whole genome shotgun sequence harbors:
- the LOC113281852 gene encoding truncated transcription factor CAULIFLOWER A-like, with amino-acid sequence MGRGRVQLKRIENKINRQVTFSKRRSGLLKKANEISVLCDAEVALIVFSTKGKLFEYSTDACMDAILERYERQCCVEEELVGTDQESRGNWSLEHAKLKAKVEVLQRNQRHMMGEDLESFNVKELQNLEHQLDTSLKHIRLKKNQLLYASISELQRKEKALQEQNTILGKKIKEKEQEMGRLDQQQQSNQAQNSCSQAQNSAQNSPTFLLSQELPSLTICTGAYEPDARPIAIQTVIPRWMLGLKQ